A part of Terriglobus roseus genomic DNA contains:
- the rfaD gene encoding ADP-glyceromanno-heptose 6-epimerase, with translation MTVVTGAAGFIGRNTVAELNRRGNTDLLLVDDLGTGEKWQNLNGLRYEDLIPVNEFFDRIHGVGEEELPEIDGIVHLGACSATTEKDADYLLTNNYGYTRTLCNWAQEHGARFVYASSAATYGDGSLGYDDDDSVTPKLEPLNMYGYSKHMFDLWALKNGFFANGHPIAGVKYFNVYGPYEDHKDDMRSVVHKSFGQIGDGDGKVKLFKSHRPEYKDGEQMRDFVYVKDAVDVTLWLLENPQIGGVFNCGTGISRTWNDLVTAVYAASGKKPNIEYIDMPETLREKYQYYTEAKPDKLRAAGYTKPFTTLEDGIHDYVKGYLEPRAEKLKG, from the coding sequence ATGACCGTAGTTACCGGCGCAGCCGGATTCATCGGACGCAACACAGTGGCAGAGTTGAACCGGCGCGGCAACACCGATCTATTGCTGGTGGATGACTTGGGAACGGGCGAGAAATGGCAGAACCTGAACGGTCTGCGATACGAAGACCTGATCCCGGTCAATGAGTTTTTTGATCGCATCCATGGCGTGGGCGAAGAGGAGCTGCCTGAGATTGACGGCATCGTGCATTTGGGCGCATGTTCCGCCACCACGGAAAAGGATGCGGACTACCTCCTGACCAACAATTACGGCTACACGCGCACCCTGTGCAACTGGGCACAGGAGCATGGCGCACGCTTCGTCTATGCCTCATCCGCTGCCACCTATGGCGATGGTTCGCTTGGCTATGATGACGATGACAGCGTAACGCCGAAGCTGGAGCCGTTGAACATGTACGGCTACTCCAAGCACATGTTTGACCTATGGGCCCTGAAGAATGGCTTCTTCGCGAACGGTCATCCCATTGCCGGTGTCAAGTACTTCAACGTGTACGGTCCTTACGAAGATCACAAGGACGACATGCGTTCCGTCGTCCATAAGAGCTTCGGCCAGATTGGCGACGGTGACGGCAAGGTGAAGCTGTTTAAGAGCCATCGTCCGGAGTACAAGGACGGCGAGCAGATGCGCGACTTCGTCTACGTGAAAGACGCTGTCGATGTCACCCTGTGGCTGCTGGAAAATCCGCAGATTGGCGGTGTGTTCAACTGTGGCACCGGCATTTCGCGTACGTGGAATGACCTGGTCACGGCGGTGTATGCGGCGAGCGGCAAGAAGCCCAATATTGAATACATCGACATGCCGGAGACGCTGCGCGAGAAGTATCAGTACTACACCGAAGCCAAGCCGGACAAACTGCGCGCGGCGGGATACACCAAACCATTTACAACGCTGGAAGACGGCATTCACGACTACGTGAAGGGCTATCTGGAGCCGCGTGCGGAGAAGTTAAAAGGATGA
- the aceE gene encoding pyruvate dehydrogenase (acetyl-transferring), homodimeric type produces the protein MATNVAVPPASALNDRQQEIAEWIEAFDEMIVAEGAEQGAELMTALRQRAREAGVTAGIELTTPYKNTIPKHDEIPYPGDRDMERRVESLIRWNAMAMVHGQNKKDAGIGGHISTYSSVATLFEVGFNHFFHAKYTAADGTEQPGDFVYFQGHASPGVYARAFLEGRLSEQHLLNFRHELRDHPGLSSYPHPWLMKDFWQFPTVSMGIGPLNAIYQARFMKYLENRNLIPHTDRKVWAFVGDGESDEVDTLGAISLATRENLDNLIFVVNCNLQRLDGPVRGNKRIIDELEGHFRGCGWNVIKCIWGSDWDALFERDHTGLLLKRMEECVDGDFQAYKAKGGAYLREHFFGKYPQLVELVKDYTDEQLAKLHRGGHDTQKVYNAYKRAVEHKGGPTVILAKTVKGYGFASTEGRNAAHNEKKLTDEGVLSFKQRFDIPVPDEQAAAGKPWKPSDEAPELKYLQEHRAKLGGYVPTRGWKPFSFTNPGVDFYKEWLGGSKGRAVSTTMVFVAILRALMKDKNIGRLVVPIVPDEGRTFGMESAVKQVGIYASEGQKYTPHDSDMLLSYREEKDGQILEEGITEAGSMASFTAAGTAYANYGVPSVPFYMYYSMFGFQRIGDMAWAFADSRGKGFLMGGTAGRTTMLGEGLQHQDGHSHVISSTIPTCVSYDPAYAYEMAVILQDGMQRMYVNDEQIFYYVTMYNEDYVHPEMPQGDNVREGILKGLYRFKSALKGKATVQLFGSGTILNEVLKAQEILSSKFNIEADVWSVPSYTELRRDALEIERWNRLHPFEAEKTPYLVEALGDAPGPVIAASDWMKVMPDALSPWLGKRLVTLGTDGFGRSDNREHLREFFEVDAKAIVAATISKLVRDGALKAKDAKKAFAEIGINTEAPEPSKQ, from the coding sequence ATGGCGACCAATGTAGCAGTGCCCCCGGCAAGCGCCCTGAACGACCGGCAGCAGGAAATTGCAGAGTGGATTGAAGCGTTTGACGAGATGATCGTCGCCGAAGGCGCAGAGCAGGGTGCGGAGCTGATGACGGCTCTGCGTCAGCGCGCACGCGAGGCAGGCGTTACCGCCGGCATTGAACTCACCACGCCGTACAAGAACACTATCCCCAAGCATGACGAGATTCCGTATCCCGGCGACCGCGATATGGAACGCCGCGTGGAATCGCTGATCCGCTGGAACGCCATGGCGATGGTTCACGGCCAGAACAAGAAGGACGCGGGCATTGGCGGCCACATCTCCACGTATTCGTCGGTAGCAACGCTGTTTGAAGTTGGTTTCAATCACTTCTTCCATGCGAAGTACACCGCTGCTGACGGCACGGAACAGCCCGGCGATTTCGTTTACTTCCAGGGCCACGCATCGCCCGGTGTCTATGCTCGCGCCTTCCTCGAAGGCCGCTTGAGCGAGCAGCATCTGCTTAACTTCCGCCACGAACTGCGCGATCACCCTGGTCTGTCGAGCTATCCGCATCCGTGGCTGATGAAGGATTTCTGGCAGTTCCCGACGGTATCCATGGGCATTGGCCCGCTGAACGCGATCTATCAGGCGCGCTTCATGAAGTATTTGGAGAACCGCAACCTGATTCCGCATACCGACCGTAAGGTGTGGGCATTTGTTGGAGATGGTGAGTCGGATGAAGTCGATACGCTCGGTGCGATTTCGTTGGCTACCCGCGAGAATCTCGACAACCTCATCTTTGTCGTCAACTGCAACCTGCAGCGCCTCGATGGTCCTGTCCGCGGCAACAAGCGCATCATCGATGAACTGGAAGGCCACTTCCGCGGTTGCGGTTGGAACGTCATCAAGTGCATCTGGGGTTCGGATTGGGATGCACTGTTTGAGCGCGACCATACCGGCCTGTTGCTGAAGCGTATGGAAGAGTGCGTCGACGGCGACTTCCAGGCGTACAAGGCCAAGGGCGGCGCGTATCTCCGCGAGCATTTCTTCGGCAAGTATCCGCAGTTGGTTGAGCTTGTGAAGGATTACACCGACGAGCAGCTTGCCAAGCTGCACCGCGGCGGCCACGATACGCAGAAGGTTTACAACGCCTACAAGCGTGCCGTGGAGCATAAGGGCGGACCGACGGTCATTCTTGCCAAGACGGTGAAGGGCTATGGCTTTGCATCCACCGAAGGCCGTAATGCGGCACATAACGAAAAGAAGCTGACCGACGAAGGCGTTCTCTCCTTCAAGCAGCGCTTCGATATTCCTGTTCCTGACGAGCAGGCTGCAGCAGGCAAGCCCTGGAAGCCCAGCGATGAGGCGCCGGAGCTGAAGTATCTGCAGGAGCACCGCGCCAAGCTCGGTGGTTATGTTCCTACGCGCGGATGGAAGCCCTTCAGCTTCACGAATCCTGGAGTTGACTTCTATAAGGAATGGCTTGGCGGATCGAAGGGCCGCGCTGTTTCCACCACGATGGTATTTGTTGCCATCCTGCGCGCTCTGATGAAGGACAAAAACATCGGTCGCCTGGTTGTTCCCATCGTTCCCGACGAAGGCCGTACCTTCGGCATGGAATCGGCTGTGAAGCAGGTAGGCATCTACGCCAGCGAAGGCCAGAAGTACACGCCGCACGATAGCGACATGCTGCTTTCGTACCGCGAAGAAAAAGACGGCCAGATTCTGGAAGAGGGCATTACGGAAGCAGGCTCCATGGCCAGCTTCACCGCTGCCGGAACAGCCTATGCGAACTACGGTGTGCCGTCGGTTCCGTTCTACATGTACTACTCGATGTTCGGCTTCCAGCGTATCGGCGACATGGCGTGGGCATTTGCGGATTCGCGCGGTAAGGGCTTCCTGATGGGCGGCACAGCTGGACGCACCACGATGCTGGGTGAAGGTCTGCAGCATCAGGACGGCCACTCGCATGTGATCAGCAGCACAATCCCCACCTGCGTCAGCTATGACCCGGCTTATGCCTACGAAATGGCTGTGATCCTGCAGGACGGTATGCAGCGCATGTACGTGAATGACGAGCAGATCTTCTACTACGTCACCATGTACAACGAGGACTACGTTCACCCGGAAATGCCGCAGGGCGACAACGTCCGCGAAGGCATTCTGAAGGGCCTGTATCGCTTCAAGTCAGCTCTGAAGGGCAAGGCAACGGTGCAGCTCTTCGGTTCGGGAACGATCCTGAATGAAGTGCTGAAGGCGCAGGAGATTCTCTCCAGCAAGTTCAACATTGAAGCGGATGTGTGGAGCGTACCGAGCTACACCGAGCTTCGTCGTGACGCGCTTGAGATCGAGCGTTGGAACCGCCTGCATCCGTTTGAAGCAGAGAAGACACCGTATCTGGTGGAAGCTCTTGGCGATGCGCCGGGACCGGTCATTGCAGCCAGCGATTGGATGAAGGTCATGCCGGATGCCTTGTCACCATGGCTTGGCAAGCGTCTGGTTACGCTGGGCACGGACGGCTTCGGACGCAGCGATAACCGCGAACATCTGCGCGAGTTCTTTGAAGTGGATGCGAAGGCGATTGTTGCTGCCACCATCTCCAAGCTGGTTCGCGATGGCGCGTTGAAGGCCAAGGATGCGAAGAAAGCGTTCGCAGAGATTGGCATCAACACGGAAGCGCCGGAACCCTCGAAGCAGTAG
- a CDS encoding polyprenyl synthetase family protein: MSLLPSATAKQVFDLVRDDLAAVEREFSRQAESEVVVIQDIAEYLLAGGGKRIRPLLLLLAAKALGFQGESRIRMGAVVEMLHTATLVHDDIIDEAKTRRGKASTNTVWGESKCVLAGDWLYMQSFQTALEERNFHVLDLLIGLTQQMVEGELLQIQKLGHLINEEEYFDLIFRKTAMLFKVSMQLGAALSGASDEVEQQLGEYGRNLGLAFQIVDDVLDITGEESTIGKPAASDLREGKATLAVIHALERGTGAEREAIRTVLADRNFSRVKHATILEILKHHGSLEYAMDAARAYAEAARQSIVDLPAANSEAAKALRALQWVPGYVTDRDR, encoded by the coding sequence GTGAGTCTTCTCCCCAGTGCGACTGCCAAACAGGTCTTTGACCTTGTGCGTGATGACCTTGCTGCCGTAGAGCGTGAGTTCAGCCGCCAGGCAGAGTCCGAAGTTGTGGTCATCCAGGACATTGCAGAATATCTGCTGGCAGGCGGAGGCAAACGCATCCGTCCGCTGCTGCTGTTGCTTGCGGCAAAGGCGCTCGGCTTCCAGGGCGAGAGTCGCATCCGCATGGGTGCCGTGGTCGAGATGTTGCACACCGCCACGCTGGTTCACGACGACATCATTGATGAAGCGAAGACCCGCCGCGGCAAAGCCAGCACCAACACCGTGTGGGGAGAAAGCAAGTGTGTCCTCGCGGGCGACTGGTTGTACATGCAGTCGTTCCAGACGGCTCTGGAAGAGCGCAACTTCCACGTGCTGGATCTGCTCATCGGGCTGACACAGCAGATGGTGGAAGGCGAGCTTCTGCAGATCCAAAAGCTGGGCCACCTGATCAACGAAGAAGAGTACTTCGACCTGATCTTCCGCAAGACCGCGATGCTGTTCAAGGTGAGCATGCAGCTTGGCGCTGCTCTCTCCGGAGCCAGTGACGAAGTAGAGCAGCAGCTTGGCGAATACGGCCGTAACCTTGGTCTGGCCTTCCAGATTGTCGATGACGTACTCGATATCACCGGTGAAGAATCCACCATCGGCAAGCCCGCCGCCAGCGACCTGCGTGAAGGCAAGGCTACACTCGCCGTGATTCATGCGCTGGAACGTGGCACAGGCGCCGAACGCGAAGCCATCCGCACCGTGTTGGCCGATCGCAACTTCAGCCGCGTGAAGCACGCTACGATTCTGGAAATCCTGAAGCACCACGGATCACTGGAATACGCAATGGATGCAGCCCGCGCTTATGCGGAAGCAGCTCGCCAGTCCATCGTCGATCTCCCTGCTGCGAACAGTGAAGCCGCCAAGGCGTTACGCGCATTGCAATGGGTCCCCGGCTACGTAACCGACCGCGACCGCTAA
- a CDS encoding YajQ family cyclic di-GMP-binding protein produces the protein MAADNSFDVVSKVEVQEVKNALDQATKEVNARFDLKNSKSTMSLEGNDAIQLASQDEYTLKAVTDILQQKLVKRGVSLKNLEYEKIEPASNSSVRQKIKLKQGIAGDAAKKITAAVKDSKLKAQASIQGDTVRVTSKDRDVLQQIISLLKGKDFGVELQFTNYRSN, from the coding sequence ATGGCAGCCGATAACAGCTTTGACGTCGTCAGCAAAGTGGAAGTGCAGGAAGTGAAGAACGCGCTTGACCAGGCCACCAAGGAAGTCAACGCACGCTTCGACCTGAAGAACTCGAAGTCCACCATGTCACTGGAAGGCAACGACGCCATCCAACTGGCGTCGCAGGACGAGTACACGCTGAAGGCCGTCACAGACATCCTGCAGCAGAAGCTGGTGAAGCGCGGCGTCTCGCTCAAGAATCTGGAGTACGAAAAGATTGAGCCCGCCTCAAACTCCTCCGTCCGCCAGAAGATCAAGCTGAAGCAAGGCATTGCGGGCGACGCGGCAAAGAAGATCACCGCCGCCGTAAAAGACAGCAAGCTGAAAGCGCAGGCCTCGATCCAGGGCGACACCGTCCGCGTGACCAGCAAGGATCGCGATGTTTTGCAGCAGATCATCTCACTGCTCAAGGGCAAGGACTTCGGCGTGGAGCTGCAGTTCACCAACTACCGGTCGAATTAA
- the metG gene encoding methionine--tRNA ligase, translating into MPNKFYLTTPIYYVNARPHIGHAYTTIAADTLARRKRLDGVDTYFLTGTDEHGQKIGRSAASAGVPPQQFTDEVSATFRTLWQRMGISYDQYIRTTDEKHKLGVQKLFRVLYEKGAIYLDRYTGAYCVSDEAFVDVPVGDHCPECGRVTEEVTEENFFFRLSAYQKPLIDLIESNQLTITPEARKNEVLSFLRGPVNSGAETLLSDTGIPYVPGAVKDLSVSRTSFDWGIPVPSPAADTTTQKHVIYVWLDALANYMTAVGYGDESEEGAEMFARYWPADLHFVGKEIVRFHCVYWPAFLLAAALPLPKKIVAHGWLLFEESKMSKSRGNIVRSETILDAFGSLKPEADKKEQDLFGADVLRYFLLREISFGQDGSFSFDALVARYNSDLANGYGNLVSRTLSMIVQNFDGVIPDAALTTELTSDITTAIEAVGRGLETQDFTAAVQATSALIAATDGYLTANAPWKLAKDPEQRERLATVLRTAAKSIRMVTALLHPVLPYVTARVWDQLGLGSIERAAETGELRDLTQGGFAANTKLGTLAPIFPRAEKELITRMNDAEQKPATTDANAPQNLAEGEQKLTPVSDATTTPVAAEAADPPAKPDTPEITIDDFAKVDLRVAQVLVAERVPKADKLLRLEVDLGYEKRQILAGIAQYYEPEKLIGRKVVIVANLAPRKLRGFESQGMVVAASIGDGTPALASFIEDIEIGARLR; encoded by the coding sequence ATGCCCAATAAGTTCTATCTCACGACTCCGATTTATTACGTCAACGCCCGGCCACATATCGGCCATGCGTATACAACCATTGCCGCAGACACACTGGCGCGCCGTAAGCGCCTTGATGGCGTGGATACCTACTTCCTTACAGGGACGGACGAACACGGCCAGAAGATTGGCCGCAGCGCCGCGTCTGCAGGCGTTCCGCCGCAGCAGTTCACGGATGAGGTTTCCGCCACCTTCCGCACGCTGTGGCAGCGCATGGGCATCAGCTACGACCAGTACATCCGCACCACCGACGAGAAGCACAAACTCGGCGTGCAGAAACTGTTCCGCGTTCTGTATGAGAAGGGTGCGATCTATCTCGATCGCTACACTGGCGCGTACTGCGTTTCCGATGAGGCCTTCGTCGATGTGCCCGTTGGCGATCATTGCCCCGAATGCGGTCGCGTGACCGAAGAGGTAACGGAAGAGAACTTCTTTTTCCGGCTGTCGGCATATCAGAAGCCACTGATTGATCTCATCGAATCGAACCAGCTCACCATTACGCCAGAAGCTCGCAAGAACGAAGTCCTGAGCTTCCTACGCGGCCCTGTGAACTCCGGCGCAGAAACGCTGCTGAGCGATACCGGCATCCCCTACGTTCCCGGTGCAGTGAAGGACCTGTCCGTGTCGCGTACCAGCTTTGACTGGGGTATTCCTGTTCCCTCGCCTGCTGCCGACACCACAACGCAGAAGCATGTGATCTACGTGTGGCTGGACGCGCTTGCCAACTACATGACCGCAGTTGGATATGGCGACGAAAGCGAAGAAGGCGCAGAGATGTTTGCGCGCTACTGGCCTGCCGATCTGCACTTTGTTGGCAAGGAGATTGTTCGCTTCCACTGTGTCTACTGGCCCGCGTTTCTGCTGGCCGCCGCCCTGCCGCTGCCGAAGAAGATCGTTGCGCACGGATGGCTGCTCTTCGAAGAGAGCAAGATGAGCAAGAGCCGCGGCAACATTGTGCGTTCCGAAACCATTCTTGATGCCTTCGGTTCATTGAAGCCGGAAGCCGACAAGAAAGAACAAGACCTGTTCGGCGCGGACGTGTTGCGCTACTTCCTGCTGCGCGAAATCTCATTCGGCCAAGATGGTTCTTTCTCATTCGATGCGCTTGTTGCGCGTTACAACAGCGATCTTGCCAACGGCTACGGCAACCTCGTCAGCCGCACGTTGAGCATGATCGTGCAGAACTTTGATGGTGTGATTCCGGATGCTGCTCTTACGACGGAACTCACATCAGACATCACGACTGCGATTGAAGCCGTTGGACGTGGACTGGAAACGCAGGACTTCACCGCAGCCGTGCAAGCCACGTCTGCCTTGATTGCCGCAACAGACGGTTACCTGACGGCGAATGCGCCTTGGAAGCTGGCAAAGGATCCGGAACAGCGCGAACGCCTGGCCACCGTGCTGCGCACAGCTGCGAAGAGCATCCGCATGGTGACTGCGTTGCTGCACCCCGTACTGCCGTATGTCACGGCACGCGTGTGGGATCAGCTTGGACTCGGCTCCATTGAACGCGCCGCCGAAACTGGCGAACTGCGCGATCTGACACAGGGCGGATTCGCCGCAAACACAAAGCTTGGAACACTCGCGCCCATCTTCCCGCGCGCGGAGAAGGAACTGATTACTCGCATGAACGACGCAGAACAGAAGCCCGCAACCACCGACGCCAACGCGCCACAAAACCTGGCCGAAGGCGAACAGAAGCTGACACCAGTAAGCGATGCCACCACTACCCCAGTAGCAGCAGAAGCCGCAGACCCTCCCGCGAAGCCGGATACACCAGAGATCACCATCGACGACTTTGCGAAGGTCGACCTCCGCGTGGCGCAGGTGCTCGTCGCCGAGCGCGTCCCCAAGGCCGACAAGCTGCTTCGTCTTGAAGTTGACCTGGGCTATGAGAAGCGCCAGATCCTCGCAGGCATCGCACAGTACTACGAGCCGGAAAAGCTAATTGGTCGCAAGGTCGTCATCGTTGCGAACCTGGCTCCACGTAAGCTGCGTGGCTTCGAATCGCAGGGCATGGTTGTCGCAGCTTCTATCGGCGACGGCACACCCGCACTCGCCAGCTTCATTGAAGACATCGAAATCGGGGCGCGCCTGCGGTAG
- a CDS encoding TatD family hydrolase, translated as MHIVDSHAHLDFPTYADDLDAVLARSLEADVRTILSVGIGDGPETMHRARDLAVKYKGNHAVPRIVASAGIHPQEAQHANDAALSKLRMLAADENVVAIGEIGLDYYHIENPDIDVQQQAFLAQMEIALAANKPILIHCRTSELATPQAKERFGPADAQDDLLRLIAENFANKGGVGVMHCFSGTADEASRALDLGFYLSFAGNVTYARFPSIREAAELVPADRYLVETDAPFLAPIPYRGERNEPGRTRVTAEFVAELRKIPLEQLAEETTGNFRRLFRVE; from the coding sequence ATGCACATCGTCGATTCGCACGCACATCTCGACTTCCCCACCTACGCCGATGATCTCGACGCTGTACTCGCGCGTTCACTGGAAGCGGACGTGCGCACCATCCTCTCTGTTGGTATCGGTGATGGCCCGGAGACGATGCATCGCGCACGCGATCTTGCCGTGAAGTACAAGGGCAATCACGCTGTGCCACGCATCGTCGCATCGGCGGGCATTCATCCGCAGGAAGCACAACACGCAAATGATGCCGCACTAAGCAAACTTCGCATGCTGGCAGCGGATGAAAACGTTGTTGCCATCGGTGAAATCGGTTTGGACTACTACCACATCGAGAACCCTGACATCGACGTCCAGCAGCAGGCGTTTCTTGCGCAGATGGAGATTGCACTCGCGGCGAACAAGCCAATCCTGATTCACTGCCGCACCAGCGAACTGGCTACTCCGCAGGCAAAAGAGCGCTTTGGCCCAGCCGATGCGCAGGATGACCTGCTTCGTCTGATCGCAGAAAACTTTGCGAATAAGGGCGGCGTTGGCGTGATGCACTGCTTCTCCGGCACAGCGGATGAAGCGAGCCGCGCACTCGATCTTGGGTTCTACCTATCCTTCGCCGGCAACGTGACGTATGCGCGCTTTCCATCCATCCGCGAGGCAGCAGAGCTTGTGCCTGCTGACCGCTATCTGGTGGAAACAGACGCGCCCTTCCTGGCGCCGATCCCCTATCGTGGCGAACGCAACGAGCCCGGACGGACGCGTGTGACGGCGGAGTTTGTCGCCGAGTTGCGCAAGATCCCGCTGGAACAGCTTGCAGAGGAAACCACAGGAAACTTTCGTCGCCTCTTCCGCGTAGAATAA
- a CDS encoding glycoside hydrolase family 28 protein encodes MNSARRDLLKFSPLALAAFVPSVGSAQVTGASTPSTPTVFDVRNYGAMGTGKQLDTNGINAAIEAANKAGGGTVVFPAGTYLTFSIRLKSNVHLYLSQGAVILAAESPKPGETTGQMGGTYDAAEPQNPAIEPFQDYGHNHWHNSLIWGEGIENVSITGPGLIYGKGLSFGATRAARGDYPIYKAEQAGVGNKAIAMKNCRNVTFREFRLLKGGHFGFLLTGVDNLVIDGLLIDTDRDGIDIDCCKNVHVSNCTVNSPWDDGICPKSSYALGYARATENVTITGCTVTGDYMLGTVLDGTYKHFAADAPQTYRTGRIKCGTESNGGFKNITISNCVFDGCHSLCLESEDGALCEDIAISNITMRDLFAGPLFFRLGARLRGPKPETKPGTLQRIVVNNITSYNSTSNLCNILSGIPDFPIRDMKISNFYMQHQGGATADKAKLVPPEEIAKYPDPEMFGPMPAQGFFLRHVHNVELSHVEIAPVKADARPSFVLEEVNRADFFAITAPTTPSAFDFRHAKDVRVGWSRAAKDAVFADASGKTL; translated from the coding sequence ATGAACTCAGCCCGTCGCGACCTTCTGAAATTCTCGCCGCTTGCTCTTGCCGCCTTTGTGCCGTCCGTTGGTTCGGCCCAGGTAACGGGAGCATCCACGCCATCCACTCCTACGGTTTTCGATGTTCGCAATTACGGAGCAATGGGAACAGGAAAGCAGCTGGACACCAATGGCATTAACGCGGCGATTGAGGCCGCGAATAAGGCTGGTGGAGGCACGGTCGTTTTCCCGGCAGGAACGTATCTCACGTTCTCCATCCGACTGAAGAGCAATGTTCATCTTTACCTGTCGCAGGGCGCAGTGATTCTTGCAGCGGAATCTCCCAAGCCTGGTGAGACTACGGGACAGATGGGTGGCACGTATGACGCTGCAGAGCCACAGAATCCGGCGATTGAACCGTTCCAGGATTACGGCCACAACCACTGGCACAACTCGTTGATCTGGGGCGAGGGTATTGAGAATGTCTCCATCACCGGCCCTGGTTTGATTTATGGCAAGGGGCTGTCCTTCGGCGCAACACGCGCTGCTCGTGGCGATTATCCGATTTACAAAGCGGAGCAGGCGGGCGTGGGCAACAAGGCTATTGCGATGAAGAACTGCCGCAATGTCACCTTTCGCGAGTTTCGTCTGTTGAAGGGCGGCCACTTCGGGTTCCTGCTCACAGGCGTCGACAATCTGGTCATTGATGGTTTGCTGATCGACACCGATCGCGATGGCATCGACATCGATTGCTGTAAGAATGTGCACGTCTCCAACTGCACAGTGAATTCGCCGTGGGATGACGGCATCTGCCCGAAGTCGAGTTATGCGTTGGGCTACGCGCGCGCAACGGAGAACGTCACAATCACTGGCTGCACAGTGACTGGCGATTACATGCTGGGAACGGTGCTGGATGGCACCTACAAACACTTCGCGGCAGATGCTCCTCAGACCTATCGCACCGGACGCATCAAGTGTGGCACCGAATCCAACGGTGGGTTCAAGAACATCACCATCTCCAACTGTGTTTTTGACGGTTGCCATAGTCTTTGCCTTGAGAGCGAAGACGGCGCGTTGTGTGAAGACATTGCTATCTCCAACATCACCATGCGCGATCTGTTTGCCGGCCCACTCTTCTTCCGTTTGGGAGCACGTCTACGCGGGCCAAAGCCGGAGACAAAGCCAGGCACGCTGCAGCGCATTGTGGTGAACAACATCACCAGCTACAACTCAACGTCGAATCTGTGCAACATTCTCTCGGGGATTCCGGACTTTCCCATCCGCGATATGAAGATCAGCAACTTCTACATGCAGCATCAGGGCGGTGCTACCGCCGATAAGGCAAAGCTGGTTCCACCCGAAGAGATCGCAAAGTATCCCGATCCCGAGATGTTCGGCCCCATGCCTGCGCAGGGCTTCTTCCTGCGCCACGTCCACAACGTGGAACTGAGCCATGTAGAGATTGCGCCTGTGAAGGCAGATGCACGTCCGTCCTTTGTGTTGGAAGAGGTGAACAGGGCCGACTTCTTCGCGATTACCGCACCCACCACGCCCAGCGCCTTCGACTTCCGTCACGCTAAGGATGTGCGCGTGGGCTGGAGCAGAGCGGCGAAGGATGCGGTGTTTGCTGACGCTAGCGGCAAGACTCTGTAA